aatattaagaacCTGTATTGTacgacatttttaaaaacagttaCAGTTAAATACTTGTCATCCAAGGACTACCTGAGACCAACGTTTCCTGTGTCGAATCTTTGCCTTATCTTTCAAGTGACAAATCATTTTCGTTTTTCCTGGCAATACCCAAGTCAGGCGGCCACCGTACGGTGCGGGATATTTCTTCGGAGGGCGAATTCGGATATTTGTCTGATGCACATTCGATGCGGCTTCGTCAATCGTGTCGACTAGAAGTTTAACGAAACGGTTCACCTGAGAATCGTCGTCACTATGATCTGATATTTCGAAAGCGTCGTCCAAGTAGATGTGAGCTGAAagggaaacaaataaaattagtaatatgTGATTTTGCCggttacaaatattatacaatattgtatGCGACATAACTTACTTTCGAATTCGTAGTAATCGGGATCGACCACGCGCAAATATTTCTGAGCCACACGTCGAGCGCACTGGTCTTCGTCCAACCGCAGGATAGACTTCAAGAACTCCATCATTT
This genomic interval from Manduca sexta isolate Smith_Timp_Sample1 unplaced genomic scaffold, JHU_Msex_v1.0 HiC_scaffold_1537, whole genome shotgun sequence contains the following:
- the LOC119191438 gene encoding chitin synthase chs-2-like, translated to MWHETKDEMMEFLKSILRLDEDQCARRVAQKYLRVVDPDYYEFETHIYLDDAFEISDHSDDDSQVNRFVKLLVDTIDEAASNVHQTNIRIRPPKKYPAPYGGRLTWVLPGKTKMICHLKDKAKIRHRKRWSQVMYMYYLLGHRLMELPIPVDRKEVMAETHFAYT